GACAATGTTATACGGGGTTACTCTCTCTGGATAAGTTAAAGTCATACCAATACTTTTTGGTACACCGACTTGATCCAATTGTAAATTGGGATCACCAGTAATGACCGTTCGCGCAGAAAAGTCCACGCGTTTTCCCATCAAGTTTCCTCGCATTCTTCCTTCCTTCCCTTTTAATCTTGCTCTGATAGCTTTAATAGCACGTCCACCTTTTTGCTGATCTCGAGGAAGACCCGCTATGTCATTATCCATGTATGTACAGACATGATACTGTAAAAGGTCGAATTGCTCATTCACTACACTTGGAGGAACACCTTCTGCTTCCATACGACGGACGACACCGTTAAatttgatgatttgggAAAGTTTGTATGTCAAGTCATCTTCACTTCTCATAGCTCCTCCGTCAACAGAGATAGAAGGCCTCACTGCTGCAGGCGGCACCGGGAGAACTgtcaagatcatccaatCAGGTCGAGCGTACTCCGCGTTGAGACCCATAATGTGAAGATCTTCGGGAGTAATTTTCTTGAGGATATTGTGAACTTCTCCAGGAGAGAGATTGCGTTCTTCTGGTTCGGCTGCTTCGTCCTACAAATTGATCAACAGAATCCAATGGAGAGCCAAAAAATCGTACCTCTCCCTTCTCGGTAGGTTTCCAAACACCATAAAGCTTTAAACCCTTTTTTCTCCATAGAGGCTGTTCATGCCCACATCCACCATGCCCTTTCAGCTGTGGCTTTTGTTCCTGCAGGTAATCCTCCTCAAATGTCGCATCACCGttctccttctcatcaAGTTCGTCAGGTTCACAGatttttttgtcttttgctaAAGCCCAGATATGTTTGAGCCGATGCTGAGCTTTAACTCTTCGAACAGTGTTGCCAACCATTGGATCGCGCTAGAACAACCAGCTGAGTGCTCCCTGTCAAGCTCATAGCAAGCGTACGTACCATATCGACCTTTAGTCTGCCGCAGCTATAACAGACACATTCCAAAATCTTTTTCACTTTGACAATGAAACCCTGATGAAATACAGGTCGAGCGAGCTCAATATGACCAAAATGCCCTGGGCATTCCGACATACCCTCCAGACATGTTTGGCATTTAAAGTTGCGATCAATGGCTGTACCAGACGTGAACAAGTCATCACCGCACCATGGCGGGACGACTTACTGCCCATCTTAGGGTCCATCAGACCTCCTACTTTTTGCCTTCCATTCTCATCCATAACTTCTGTGGATTCTATCTTGGCTACCGAAAATGCTTTCTTCTAGGCGTTAGTTGCGCTTTCTATGTGAGATCACCACACAACGCACAATCTCTTCAGGACTCATGATACCAAACTGGATCTCCTTCACCTGCTTGGCCGGCGCAGAAGAGTAGGGAAACGTGACTGTCATAATGGCGACACCTTTTTGAATACTTTTTGACTCCTAATACCTTTGTACTCGTACAACGCCACCGAGATATCTATTGGGTGGGTAGATGAAAGTCGGGGAGAGTTGAATCTttttgaggaaagaaaacacGAAGCCCTGCGGCGACTGGTTGCCAATCGCCCTCTTTTATATGttgcaagagaagagaaagattaaTGACAAGTAGAAATGGCAGTTAATAATAGAGAGATAACTAACAATGATGATACACAAAAACCAACGAAGAGAAGGCTGACTGAGTGGACTGCCTCATCCGGGATATCGGAAATATCGTTTACAAGTGTCCCGATCTTTATCGGCTTTCGCCGCCATTCTGTTCAGAGCGGAGATAAGATAATGTCCGTCGCAATACGTCAGCCTAGTTATCActatctctcttcttttcttcttttctattcGAGTATTTGACTCTTCCACCAGAAACTCATCTATCTGCATTGCCGTCAAAGGTGATTCAGTCAACTCTATTGTATATCCAGTTGCCCGTATACTTTCTATAATTAGAGGGTATCAAGCACAACTTTATCGTATCCTTTGTCAGCAACAAAGACGCTTCTAGCAACCTCTAACCAGTACTGATTGCGTGTGTCAATCATTATGTCCTGGCTCTGGGGAAGTAGTACTAATCCTCAATTTGAGGAGCTCATTGGTAGACTCTTCTTATTCTCTATGTTCTGTGGACTGATGTATCTTTAGAAAAGGCATGTTCGCCTCTCAACCTTCCGTATCCACAATCTGAAGATATCGCAACATCATTAGAGGCTGCCGACATGATCCGCGCAAAGGCTGTACAGCCAAAGAGTGCCATGCAAAGTCTCAAGAGGAGACTTACAAGCAAGAATGGAAGAGTGCAAATGTATGTGATAGGGGTAAGTCTTAGCTTTTTCAGTTTACATCTATAATACTGATGGATCCCTGATACAGCTTTTAGATACGTGCATCAAGAATGGTGGTGACCATTTCTTGGTGGAAATAGCAAGCAAGGAATTTGTAGATGAGATGGCCAATCTCATACGATCTGAGGTGCGTCAACTGCTGTTGTCATCAACCACTTACTGATGTGCATGTCAAGAGTGCCAGCCCAGAAGTACATCAAATGCTCATTAAATATTTTCAGCAATGGGCACTCGCTTTCCAGCTTCGGCCCGAGCTTTCCTTCTTTGTAGACGTATACAACGAATTCAGAAATTCTGGtgtatcttttcctccGCCTCCAGCTCCCATCCCATCTCACCTTTTGACAACTGCCACTGCCCCGGCATGGATTGATTCTGATGTTTGTATGCGATGTCGATCTGCATTCACTTTCACTAACCGTAAACATCACTGTCGAAATTGTGGCCTTATCTTTGATCAAGCGTGCTCAAGCCATACAATGGCGTTGCCAAAATACGGTATCACAGATGAGGTTAGGGTATGTGATGGATGCTGGATGactggaggaagaggaaaagcaGATGCGCAGGCGCCGGCAGTTCCGGGCAAGACGCTACGCTCGCGTGCTGATGTTGACGCCGACCTACAACGTGCCATTGAGCTTTCTCTAGCTGAACCACAGCCTGGAGGTGTCAATTACATACCTTCCGAACCCCCATTGGCCCAGGCGGAGGGGAAAGATCTCGATTATGATGATCAGATGCGTCTCGCTATCGAAGCGTCTCTAAGAGATGTCGAATCTCGACCATCTGCACCTGCTGGCATTGAAGAGCCTGAATATAGGCCATTACCGACTTTCGATCTTACTCCGAGAGAAAACGAGACAGTGCTGGCTTTTTCAAATACAATAGACCAAATGGTCGCTTATGGAGAGAGGGATTTGAAACGTTTTCCACATGCACATGTGTTGGCGGAGCAGGCCTGCGCTGTGGGAGAGAAGCTGAGAATGAACGTGGAGGAAAAGGCCACTAAGCAGCGTGAGTCAGATTCCTGATTGTAATGTTGAAGTCGCTTGCTGATGTTTTTtagagatgttgatggAGATGCAAGCCAAGCTCTCCGAAGCAGTTCATCTTTATGGTCAAATTTTAGACGGGCAGCAGGCATACACCCAGCGTAAACTACAAGAAGAGCAGGCCAGGCGGTATCAAGAGCAACAACAGCAATATTACGGTGTACAACAATATCAGACGCAACCATATAGTCAATACATGTCAAACGGATTCCAACAATCTGCTGCCCCGCAGCAATATTATCAGCCTCCTCGTTCGCAGACCCAGACTCAAACTGTTGCGCCTTCAATGTACCCTTCAATTCCGCTTGTTACCTCTGGTTTTATTCCCCAACAGCCTTTTAGGCAGGAAGCTACATCCATGCCTTCTGCATATTCGCCTCATTGGACACCTTCGCCGGCGCCCATCCATTCGTCCACTCAAACACAGCAGCAGTCTGTTGCTTCCAAAGATTTTTCTGTCAATACTTCAtttgtttcttctccaaacttATCTGTGCCACATAGGCAAACGTCTGCCACATATGATGCACCTGTACCGGTAATCGAGGATAACTCTACAATCCACGCTCAACCATCAATACCCCGCGAAATCTCTTCAGCTCCCCCTCCAGTGGATCTATCGACTCACCCCAGCTCTCCTACACGTCAAACTTCTCTATCATCTGCCCTGTTGCAGGCATCTCATTCGCAAGAAATCCTCATACAATCTACACCCCATGCTCCGTCAGTAGATTTGTCGAGAAATGGGCCTTATGCGAATGAAATGACTTTTGGTAATACATTTATGGAAACTACAGCCATGGGTCCTGAGGAAACTCAATATGAACGGTCCCAAGAAGTTCAACAATATCCCACTCAGGCTCAACAGCAACCGACGCTGCCATACACGCGTCCtaatcattctcaatccCAAAACCAATCTCAGTCTCAGAGCCAACTCCAGTACGCAATGCCCAATGCACAGGCacagcagcaacaacaCCAACTTCCACCCGGACACTACAATGCTGCCTCGTTCCCCCAACCTCTCCCTCCTACTGTCTTTCCCGATGCGCCTCTAGATGCTCCGAAAGGGCtagaaaagcaagagaaggaggaaaCACTATTGATTGAACTATAAGAAACGAGTGAAATGAGGATGCACTTACTCGAGAATATGATGAGCAATGTGACTGTACGTGTCATTTATGTAATTTGGGAGAAACAGTATGATAAAATGGTCATTACGCAGCTGTATCATATATACATATCCAATGCATTTTTATCATTGCGACCTGTAGGTATTTCGAACCGATGTCTCTGTCAAACGACGTGTCATGTAATTCAGACGAACCCTTCAAGCCTGAATGTACCTACCCTTATCAAATTGACTCTGGTTCGGCCAATGTTATCTTGACACCCGTTCCACCAATGACCACCACAGGAGATGACAAAAAATTAAGCTATAAATTCCAAATCGGCCATAAAAAGGTTGGCGCCACCCGGGATCGAACCAGGGACCGCACGATGGAGGCTCGTAAGAACTTCAGTCGTGCGCTCTCCCAACTGAGCTATGTCGCCTAGATTAACGTTTGGGGATCATTCATTATTAttatatatctatttcTGGTAATGTGATTCCATGGCATCGATTTGCGGTGCTCTAGACAGAAGCTAACAGATTTACATCAATCAATGATTGATGTCTCTTTATTCCTCTTATATGTCTACAAGACAACAAAAGCCAGATCCATCACATAAAACCCTCAAGATATATGGCGACTGCTGGCTCAGCGTGATATAgagcaagaggaagacaggTGTCTATATCTTCATCTTGCTTAAAACGCACAGGCCTTTTTCCACTCGTTCTGTTGGTTTTGTTATGAACAATtgcaagtttttctttctcttttatctttacaCATACTATGAAAACTCATGCATCATAGCATACATCCTCAACAGACACCCGTATATGTCCTTTCGTCAAGCATCATTGCCTTTGGAACTTTTGTTTGGTTTCGCTGGGTGTATTTGTGCATCCTGACACACCACCTGAAGTGGCCAAAAAcgtcctcttcaacattttccTCCTTTGTCTGGTTATAACCATTGCCGGTAGTAGAAGGTATAGGGAAAGGCGAAATTCGTCGTCGTACAGTTTGGATATTGAGAATCTGACAGAAGGTACTCAGAGACTCTTGACAACTCTTGTCTCAAGGGCAAAACAATGGGCTTATTGTCTCGATTAAGACATCGGACATCCACAGCAGCAGGAGAGCAATCGTTTTCATTGACTGTAGACTCAACAACACATTTACCATCGACAACGCCTAGTTCACCAGGCTTCACCCCCTTGTCCCCTACAACATCTATTGCGTCGCGCATAGCACGAAGACCAtggaaaagggaaaagcATGACGGAACCAATGTCCAGAAGATCTCTGGCCGAAAGAGCAAGGAGGAGGGGAAGACGTTGGACAAGCCAATAGTAGTAGGAGGCCCAAGGTATGATGATCTCGACATCCCTCCATTGCCACCACACTGGTTGTCAAAAGTTGAGCCTGCCAGAGGCTCAGCCAGCGCGATCGCGTCTTCCACAAAAGACGGATCTCAGGAACAGCTTCAAAAACAGCTTCAAAATACCACTTCTCAAAGCCATCTAGCTGCCTCTATAGAAGATAGCGATAGTGCGGAACATCAGAGGACACATGGTGATCGATCATCGGGCGAATCTTCCATGCAAGGAGGCTTACTCGGACAGTTGAGTTTTGAGACTGGACATATACGAGAACGGAAGGCATCAGGCTCAAGCTGGCTACAAGATATAGGGGAGCTGATGCGACCAGCCAAATCTTCTGTCCAAAACACGCCCTCTCAAGGATGTAATGTGTATATCGTTGCTCCTTCGACACCCGAAGATGACTCTTTGGTTATAATAAATAGTCAAGATGTCACACctgaaaacaaaaatgaGGATTTGCAACAGACAGGTACCACTATAACagaagaggaaattgaGGTTTTGGAGTCAGCTGAAAAGAAGTAcaagttttggaagagtggaaagaaagaacgACACTCAAAAGCTACAGACGACTTGATTCCATTTGATAGGGTGAGTTTCATGGCTACTCACTATCGTTTTTCTCACAAACGAGGCTAGTCTGAACCACCAACTCCCAACGGACTcacatcttcatcagcaACTGGGGATTTGACCAGTCTAGCCACTCCCCCAAATGCTGCCCTAACCCGCCCACAGCAATCGAGACGTCCTTCCTCATCAATTCTTTTTAATCGTTTGAGTCGTACTGTTCCTCGAACAGCAAGCAAATCTCCTGAGATGGATGAGGAGGGGTCGTTTCAGCTCACTGGGTTCCGCCACATCTCAGGGATGTCCGACGTAGGAGATCTCGAGGGATACTTGACCCATGTCAAGCGAGAGTCTGTTGTTGCTTTGGGTCATGACCAGCCTGCCGTTctcaatgatgatggcagaAAATCTCCTACTGCGCTCCCTACATCGCAATCTCTGCAATCTCTGACTCGTCCAATTCGACCTATACCTCTATCTCGACCTTCTAGCATGGCCCACTCACTGACCTCTGTGGATGACGTCTTAAACTCTCCGAATCCAAACAGAGTCAGCGTTGCGGCATTCAAAAAAGGTCTTCGACGTCCTAGTGCTCCCATTGTCTCAACACACAGCGACATTGGGCATGAAATGTGCctagatgaagacgatgatgatatCCCTCTAGGTGTTCGTCGGGCTTCCCAAACTATGTGTGATAGGCTATCAAAGCAGAAAAGTACATTGTCTCTGTCTAGTATGCGAGGATTGAGCCTCGATGACATTGGTAAGGACAGACAGAGTTTGCTTGCGCTAGCACCGAAATCTACTGAAAGAGATTTGATCTTGCACCAAGGACGGTTAAACAATTCTTCAAGCCCTCATAACAAAGATAACAATAAAACATCAAGTGGCTTCGTAGTTAAAAATAGACGGCCTACCAGTCCGGAAAGCGACCCAACTAGGAGTCCCCCTCAAAGTCAGATACCTGTCGTCTCTCAATCTAGTGGCCTTGGGCTCCCTGTATATGCAAGCTCCACTTCTAATCATATTCCATCATCAGATTTGGCTGCTATGAAACAACAAAAGTTATCGCAGCCTTCCTCTCCCCCTGTTGAGAATCCTATTGAGGGTAGCTATTTTCCAAGATTCGTTGCGACCCAGACACCAATGCCCTCAACATCGCAATCCGTATATGTACACCAATTCAAGTCGAGACTTGATTCCGGAGATAGTCCTTCCCCTTCTTCGTTATCTATCGCCAAACCACTGCCTGGCGCGCAGACACACCTCAACGGTAATCAGCCTCCTAACGCCAATGATCGCGCTCTTCCCCCATTGCAGCATAGTGCCGAGCTGTCACCAACACTTACTTGCATAAACTTGCCATTGCCACCTGATCTAATGCCAGACACCCCTCCAAAACCTCCTCTTGAAACTCAATCCCGCCAGGCAATGAATGACTCCAACTTTGCCGCGTTGCCTGTCACGCAAAAGAAGCGAAAATCTTTATTGGAAGAACCGATAAAGTACCTTTCAGGATTGTGGGGCAGCCAATCATCTGGTGAAGATGGATTCGATCCAGTGTTAGCGGCCAATTCGCTGAGAATATTGGGCGGGGATGAAGTAGAGTCGCCAACGAAGATGACTTATGATGAAGGGGTATTGGGCGGGCATAATCATGTGTCACCAGACCATCAGGCATCTACGTTAGGGGCTGCACGTATAGGAATAGAGAGTTTCCGTTCCCCGCTTTCCGAAAGGCTTGCAGGTGTAGCAACCTCTGCACCGCGCACGCAGAAGTCTACCTTCAAGAGGCTCAAAACAGATGACAATTTACCCCTCGCAACTACAGGAGATTTGGAGTCTTCTACAACAACCAGTGATTCGACGCCAGTCAGCCGGCAGCCTCCTTCAGGATCAATCCTTATCCCCAACAAGGTTACGCATGGTCAGAAAACGTCCTCAAAGCAGCATAGCGGTATTGAAACCAAAGATCAAGCAGACGTGTCAAAGCGTTGTCAAATATCCGAAACGACGACTTCTCTATCTCACCAGTCTACTAGACGGGCACTTGGAGATCACCAGCGACCTATCTGCCAGAACCGCGCTGTTTCATCACCCATTGCAGCTACCCAGACAAAAAACGCAAGCATGAGTGGATGGCTTCAAGAAGGTGGTAgcgaagacgatgatgagccTTTACAGAATGTAAAGCACCGCTCTTCGGTGTCTTCAACGATAACCGCTCCACGAAAAATGCCTGTATGGCCAAGCTCGTTTCCCACTCCCCCTACTAGCGTCGCAACAGCGAGTAACAAATCTACAAGCTCACCTCAGAGACGCAAGCCTCTTATTGATCTTAGACCTTCTGTAAGCCCCCCTCCTAAAACCATGTACAACCATTTGTCAGACACACGATCTTCCATTTCCTCTCGCAAGACTGAAATATCTTCTACAGCATCTTCGACATCTACATCAACGTCTGGCCGAACCTCTCTCCCTTCCCCCACAAGAATGCAGGTCAAGTTTGGTAATCcggaaaagaaaaatttGCAATTAAGAAGTATAATTAGTACCCAGAACAGAGATGCTCTGGACAGAAACAGTGTCAGTATTGTCAACGGCTTAGCGACGTCAAAAACTGGGAATAGCCGGGAATCGAATAATGATCAAGTAAGGCTTTCATATTAACGATAAGTTCTCCTATTTTGTAGCGGCTCACTCTATAATCTAGTTCTCGCCGCCAACTCTTCGACAGCGAAGGCAATCAGAGGGGACTATGAGACACTCGTCCCCATATGATCCACCTGTCCAAGCTCGAATGCTTATGCAAGAGCATCAAACTATGTCCGATATGCAGAGCATGTCTTCCGAAGAATATCTGTGAGACTGCAgtcttgacctttttgaatttaCTAACATTAATTTAACAGTACATGGCAAAAACAGCAATGGCAGATGCAGTACATGGCGGCAGCGTATCGTGTCtcggaagaagagtggGAACGCCAGCGTTTAGTATCTACATCTATTAGCACTCACAACACCTCTGTTCCCTTTGCTCCTTTCCCAATGCCTCCCTTTTCCATGTTTCCACAGCACGTTCTAACCATGGGAAATGGAATGCCTTTGAACTACGGTTTTCCACAAACAACTGGTTACCCTTACTTTCCGGGGATGTTTCATCCGTTTTCAAGCATGGGGCAGCGAATACAAAGTGATACAGGAGGCGGAGGAGAAGCCTGTTACAGCTACGGCACTGGCACACAGTCAGCTTTCGGTGATGAGTTTGGGCCACCATCTGCTATGCCATCTCAACAGCgcttctttgccagatCTGAAGCTTTAAGATCATCCGGTATGGAAGCGGGTGCCATGCAATGGAAGACACAAGGCCGTGCGACTGAAGAGACATGGAACAAACAAGATAGTACGCCGGTGATTGGTGTAAGAGAAGTAATATCATCCAGTCCTGTTCTGAATCAAAAATCATCAGGGGTATTTAGGGGATTGTTGGCTGAACGTGAACGGATTGAACTGCATGAATCGATGGAGAAGCAGGCTCAAAAGAGGCTCGAGAAATCGAGGCagggaaaagaaatggaaagataTCCAGGAAGTCCACCTTCAAGCTGGACGAGGAAGTCTGTCGAATGGTCCGACGATTTTTCTACTCCAAGAACATCCAACAGaacaaaaagtcaaataGTAAGCTGAAAATGGACATTTATAGCATAGTTTCCCACTTGGCATTACCATAATGTTTGTAACGTACATAAGATGTTTCAAAATTTCTTGTATAAATGACCGACTAGACATCCCAATGTTTTGATGTTCACGCACACCGAGTACCACAAGCACAAGCCATGTCAAATCCACATTGGATATTAGCATGACAATTTATAGTTATAGCATGTATATTGGTCAAGCAATCTGCATGCCTCGGCGCATTGGTCCCAGTGTATAAGTCTTGCTACTTGTCCATCCTTCTACCTTTTATTGCAACTCCAAATTTACACGTCAACACAAAAGTTATAACTTATAGATCCGTTGTGTTCATATCGGTATAACAGATACAGATTGACATGACGAGCCCGGGGTATGTCGTATTCGCAAAGACTTTATATTGTcatgagaaaagaacagagttaagaagagaagaatactGTAAGAATGAATAAATAAGGATGAAGAACAGTTTCACGTATTTAGAGGAACTAAAGAATCGTTAGTGTGATTTAACAAGCGCAATTACACATACATAGTCTGGAGGTCGTCGGGTAACAAGAGGTTCCCCAGCTCTTGGGGCAGGATCAAATTGCAAACTGATAGCCGTTAATATCAATGCGTACGACATTGACAAGGTTTGGAATGAACTCACAAGGTGTATTTGAGAGCATCATCTACTTCGAGTATAGCAGCCTGGTTGCCACATCGATAGCAGTAATTTGGTGCAGAGAAGATAGTGACAACGTTGCGTTCCTGTGACCAAGCAAAGCCTTCCATGACCAGTTGATGTGCCCGCGCTACCAGTGTGAGCCCATTGTTATGGTCTTCTTTGTGTCAGTTTACAGAAAATTATTCTGAATAAGTATTTACTAAATGCCTCTGATATGTCTTGTCCAAAAGTATATCCGGCTCCTCGAGGACTAATACCCCATCCACATCTGTCATCTGGGTCTGACCACAAAAGGTCACACATTGGACCCTCATGAGGTACTTCTTGAATACGGTCAATGGATCGAATATGATCTAGAGTGTCAATTGAAGGCGACAAGCCACCATGAAGGCAGAAAATCTATAAAGAGTGTCATTACTGGCAATAATCTCCTTCTGCCTGGCACGTACTTGGTTATCAATCAAAGCAGTCAAAGGCAAGTAATCAAACAGGTCGGTGAAA
The Cryptococcus depauperatus CBS 7841 chromosome 1, complete sequence DNA segment above includes these coding regions:
- a CDS encoding serine/threonine-protein phosphatase PP2A catalytic subunit; the encoded protein is MSANDDLDAWITQLMQCKPLSESEVKKLCDKAREILMEESNVQPVRCPVTVCGDIHGQFHDLSELFRIGGNSPDANYLFMGDYVDRGYYSVETVTLLVALKLRYRDRVTILRGNHESRQITQVYGFYDECLRKYGNANVWKFFTDLFDYLPLTALIDNQIFCLHGGLSPSIDTLDHIRSIDRIQEVPHEGPMCDLLWSDPDDRCGWGISPRGAGYTFGQDISEAFNHNNGLTLVARAHQLVMEGFAWSQERNVVTIFSAPNYCYRCGNQAAILEVDDALKYTFLQFDPAPRAGEPLVTRRPPDYFL